A part of Acipenser ruthenus chromosome 48, fAciRut3.2 maternal haplotype, whole genome shotgun sequence genomic DNA contains:
- the LOC131696665 gene encoding zinc finger protein ZFP2-like isoform X1, which translates to MESVPIKEELPKLEVVPIRLEFSGLSSLPIKQELCEMPSDSIKSEVSGIKAECNELEISQTEEPLPVNEEVLEMLPSRTTFDALDNVKMESVPIKEELPKLELVPIRLEFTGLASLPIKQELCETPCDSIKPVVSGIKAERNELEISQTEEPVPMKEEVLEMVRIKLEPLKEEVLLKPGKEESEDLKAAPTELGPVHLRECSVVLERICVRKQGSGEEGSLNSMQGGGQGDRHSHSECSLAGSSPAVKARTGATQLRNLKILKGEKFKNTRGEKPYHCSDCSKSFTQSANLVIHQRVHTGERPYRCSNCGKSFKSSGHRTTHQRIHTGEKPHCCSDCGKSFSQSGDLVIHQRIHTGNKPYRCSDCGKSFKSSGHRTTHQRIHTGEKPHCCSDCGKRFRNSGNLSKHQRIHTGDKPYRCSHCGKSFRHSGNFESHKRTHKGEKPYHCSDCGKSFSRSEHLLIHRRIHTGEKPYHCSDCGKSFSRSGQLVTHQRIHTGEKPYYCSDCGKCFRDSADLVKHQRIHTGVKPYHCSDCGSSFSQSGQLGKHQRVHTGEKPYHCSDCGKSFSQSRSLVTHQQIHTGEKKMKM; encoded by the exons ATGGAATCAGtcccgattaaagaggagctccctaaactGGAAGTGGTCCCCATTAGACTGGAGTTCTCTGGACtgtcttccctccccattaaacaggagctctgtgagatgccatCTGACAGCATCAAGTCGGAGGTGTCTGGGATTAAAGCTGAGtgcaatgaattggagatctcccagacagaagaaccccttcctgtgaatgaagaggtgctggaaatg ctaCCAAGCAGAACCACGTTTGATGCCTTGGAcaatgtgaagatggaatctgtcccgattaaagaggagctccctaaacttgaactggtccctattagactggagttcactggactggcttccctccccattaaacaggagctctgtgagacgcCCTGTGACAGCATCAAGCCAGTGGTGTCTGGAATTAAAGCTGAGCGCAACGAACTGGAGatctcccagacagaagaaccagtTCCTAtgaaagaagaggtgctggaaatggtgcGTATTAAACTGGAGCCCCTGAAAGAGGAGGTACTGTtgaaaccagggaaggaagaatctgaAGATTTGAAAGCAGCCCCCACTGAGCTGGGTCCGGTacacctgcgggagtgtagcgtggtgctggagagaatctgtgtgagaaagcaaggctctggagaggaaggctctctcaacagcatgcaaggaggtggacagGGAGACAGGCActcacattcagaatgcagtctagcag gttccagtccagcagttaAAGCAAGGACGGGTGCCACCCAGTtaaggaatttaaaaatactgaaaggagagaaatttaaaaataccagaggagagaaaccgtatcactgctctgactgtagTAAGAGTTTCACTCAGTCAGCAAATCTTGTAATACACCAgagagttcacacaggagagcgGCCGTATCGCTGCTCtaactgtggaaagagtttcaagtcatcaggacaccgtacaacacaccagcgaattcacacaggagagaaaccgcattgctgctctgactgtggaaagagttttagtcagtcaggagaccttgtgatacaccagcgaattcacacgggaaATAAAccctatcgctgctctgactgtggaaagagtttcaagtcatcaggacaccgtacaacacaccagcgaattcacacaggagagaaaccgcattgctgctctgactgtgggaaacgTTTCAGGAACTCAGGAAACCTTtcaaaacaccagcgaattcacacaggagataaaccTTATCGCTgttctcactgtgggaagagtttcagacattcAGGAAATTTTGAATCACATAAGCGAactcacaaaggagagaaaccatatcactgttctgactgtgggaagagtttcagtcggtcagaacaCCTATTAATACATCGGCGAatacacactggagagaaaccgtatcactgttctgactgtgggaagagtttcagtcggtcaggacAACTtgtaacacaccagcgaattcacacaggagagaaaccatattactgctctgactgtgggaagtgtttcAGGGATTCAGCAGACCTTGtaaaacaccagagaattcacacaggagtaaAGCCATATCACTGCTCCGACTGTGGTAgtagtttcagtcagtcaggacaactTGGAAAACATCAGcgggttcacacaggagagaaaccctatcattgctctgattgtgggaagagtttcagtcagtcaagatcccttgttacacaccagcaaattcacacaggagagaaaaaaatgaaaatgtaa
- the LOC131696665 gene encoding zinc finger protein ZFP2-like isoform X2, with protein MESVPIKEELPKLELVPIRLEFTGLASLPIKQELCETPCDSIKPVVSGIKAERNELEISQTEEPVPMKEEVLEMVRIKLEPLKEEVLLKPGKEESEDLKAAPTELGPVHLRECSVVLERICVRKQGSGEEGSLNSMQGGGQGDRHSHSECSLAGSSPAVKARTGATQLRNLKILKGEKFKNTRGEKPYHCSDCSKSFTQSANLVIHQRVHTGERPYRCSNCGKSFKSSGHRTTHQRIHTGEKPHCCSDCGKSFSQSGDLVIHQRIHTGNKPYRCSDCGKSFKSSGHRTTHQRIHTGEKPHCCSDCGKRFRNSGNLSKHQRIHTGDKPYRCSHCGKSFRHSGNFESHKRTHKGEKPYHCSDCGKSFSRSEHLLIHRRIHTGEKPYHCSDCGKSFSRSGQLVTHQRIHTGEKPYYCSDCGKCFRDSADLVKHQRIHTGVKPYHCSDCGSSFSQSGQLGKHQRVHTGEKPYHCSDCGKSFSQSRSLVTHQQIHTGEKKMKM; from the exons atggaatctgtcccgattaaagaggagctccctaaacttgaactggtccctattagactggagttcactggactggcttccctccccattaaacaggagctctgtgagacgcCCTGTGACAGCATCAAGCCAGTGGTGTCTGGAATTAAAGCTGAGCGCAACGAACTGGAGatctcccagacagaagaaccagtTCCTAtgaaagaagaggtgctggaaatggtgcGTATTAAACTGGAGCCCCTGAAAGAGGAGGTACTGTtgaaaccagggaaggaagaatctgaAGATTTGAAAGCAGCCCCCACTGAGCTGGGTCCGGTacacctgcgggagtgtagcgtggtgctggagagaatctgtgtgagaaagcaaggctctggagaggaaggctctctcaacagcatgcaaggaggtggacagGGAGACAGGCActcacattcagaatgcagtctagcag gttccagtccagcagttaAAGCAAGGACGGGTGCCACCCAGTtaaggaatttaaaaatactgaaaggagagaaatttaaaaataccagaggagagaaaccgtatcactgctctgactgtagTAAGAGTTTCACTCAGTCAGCAAATCTTGTAATACACCAgagagttcacacaggagagcgGCCGTATCGCTGCTCtaactgtggaaagagtttcaagtcatcaggacaccgtacaacacaccagcgaattcacacaggagagaaaccgcattgctgctctgactgtggaaagagttttagtcagtcaggagaccttgtgatacaccagcgaattcacacgggaaATAAAccctatcgctgctctgactgtggaaagagtttcaagtcatcaggacaccgtacaacacaccagcgaattcacacaggagagaaaccgcattgctgctctgactgtgggaaacgTTTCAGGAACTCAGGAAACCTTtcaaaacaccagcgaattcacacaggagataaaccTTATCGCTgttctcactgtgggaagagtttcagacattcAGGAAATTTTGAATCACATAAGCGAactcacaaaggagagaaaccatatcactgttctgactgtgggaagagtttcagtcggtcagaacaCCTATTAATACATCGGCGAatacacactggagagaaaccgtatcactgttctgactgtgggaagagtttcagtcggtcaggacAACTtgtaacacaccagcgaattcacacaggagagaaaccatattactgctctgactgtgggaagtgtttcAGGGATTCAGCAGACCTTGtaaaacaccagagaattcacacaggagtaaAGCCATATCACTGCTCCGACTGTGGTAgtagtttcagtcagtcaggacaactTGGAAAACATCAGcgggttcacacaggagagaaaccctatcattgctctgattgtgggaagagtttcagtcagtcaagatcccttgttacacaccagcaaattcacacaggagagaaaaaaatgaaaatgtaa